The following proteins come from a genomic window of Parcubacteria group bacterium:
- a CDS encoding HK97 family phage prohead protease, giving the protein MEQKLYQKEHAFTVKAVDKGEYRISGVFSTADKDWHDEIIDQSGWKLETFSANPVILFGHDHGRPAIGRGENLRVNALGQLEGDIVFAVKEHTDGFAETIFNLYANGFMRAFSVGFRNEVYEVEQESDTVVLKVNDLLEISCVNVPANAFALAKQKGLVMGGVGEGDIRHKQAVGERP; this is encoded by the coding sequence ATGGAACAGAAGCTATACCAGAAGGAGCACGCCTTCACCGTGAAGGCCGTGGACAAGGGGGAATACCGCATCTCCGGCGTCTTCTCCACCGCCGACAAGGACTGGCACGACGAGATAATCGACCAGTCGGGCTGGAAGCTGGAGACATTCAGCGCGAACCCCGTCATCCTGTTCGGCCACGATCACGGCCGGCCGGCCATCGGGCGCGGCGAGAACCTGCGCGTCAACGCGCTCGGCCAGCTTGAGGGCGACATCGTGTTCGCCGTGAAGGAGCACACCGACGGCTTCGCGGAGACGATTTTCAACCTCTACGCCAACGGCTTCATGCGGGCGTTCTCCGTGGGCTTCCGCAACGAGGTCTACGAGGTGGAGCAGGAGAGCGACACCGTCGTCCTCAAGGTGAACGACCTCCTGGAGATTTCCTGCGTCAACGTCCCAGCCAACGCCTTCGCCCTCGCGAAGCAGAAGGGCCTCGTGATGGGCGGCGTGGGGGAGGGCGACATCAGGCACAAGCAAGCAGTGGGCGAGCGCCCA